The genomic DNA ACGAAGTACGGGACACCGAATGTATCTGCTGCGTCTGCAACGTTTTTTGTTCCAAGGATATTATTCTTCACAGCTTCCATTGGATTGGCTTCCATTAACGGAACGTGTTTATGGGCTGCTGCGTGATAGATAACATCTGGTGTGTATTCGCTAACAATGTCAAATATTCTTGTTCGATCTTGAATGTCCGCGATAATCGGGATGGTTTCTATGTCTTCTGAAATTTCCCGACGTAATTCCATGTCAATATTGTAAATAGAACTTTCACCGTGTCCCAGAAGAATCAGACGCCTTGGTCTAAATTCGCTCACTTGACGACAAATTTCAGATCCAATGGAGCCCCCAGCTCCTGTTACGAGGATCGTTCTGTTTGTCAACTTATCCGCGATGGCTTGTAAATCGAGCTGAACTTCGTCGCGACCTAATAGATCTTCGATTTTCACATCTTGCATATCGTTGACAGACACTTTCCCCGTCATTAAGTCTTCGATGCGCGGGATTTTTTGTGTTTGTATGCCCGTATCGATACAGACTTTCATCAGCTTGGCCATTTGCGGTTTGCTCATGGAGGGGATGGCAATGACGATTTTTTCGATGTCATTGTCTTTGACGTAATCGGGAATTCGTTCCAGACCTCCGACCACATTCACACCGTAAATTTCGAGTCCATGTTTCGTTCGGTCATCGTCTACAAAGAGGACCGGTTTCATGCCCGATGCAGGATTCTGTAGAACTTGACGCACAATCATTGTCCCCGCTTGTCCAGCTCCAATGACCATCGTTCGTTTCATAGGCACTTCGTTACTCAAAGTAATCGCATCCCGTACAAGTCGCCACGATAATCTTGAGCCTCCTAGTAAAAGGATATGCAACATCCAAGTGAGACTAAGTGCCCGTACATAAATATCTTGTGTCATAGCGAATTGAACGGC from Sporosarcina sp. FSL K6-1522 includes the following:
- a CDS encoding nucleoside-diphosphate sugar epimerase/dehydratase — encoded protein: MTVKKRMSLLFLLDSIIVFSSIFLGYFILHPYIDIFTNKMLLISAITIQIAHHFFAWRYGLYRKVWTYASVGELNSILKAVTFTIVIVAAVQFAMTQDIYVRALSLTWMLHILLLGGSRLSWRLVRDAITLSNEVPMKRTMVIGAGQAGTMIVRQVLQNPASGMKPVLFVDDDRTKHGLEIYGVNVVGGLERIPDYVKDNDIEKIVIAIPSMSKPQMAKLMKVCIDTGIQTQKIPRIEDLMTGKVSVNDMQDVKIEDLLGRDEVQLDLQAIADKLTNRTILVTGAGGSIGSEICRQVSEFRPRRLILLGHGESSIYNIDMELRREISEDIETIPIIADIQDRTRIFDIVSEYTPDVIYHAAAHKHVPLMEANPMEAVKNNILGTKNVADAADTFGVPYFVMVSTDKAVNPPNVMGATKRFAEMVVQNLAKESATKFAAVRFGNVLGSRGSVVPLFKKQIAMGGPVTVTDPEMTRYFMTIPEASRLVIQAGTLAAGGEVFVLDMGEPVKIEDLAKNLIKLSGYSEEEIGIEYSGIRPGEKLFEELLNENERQSEHVFPKIFIGKAEPIGELEMNEVLERLPEMTGEEVKGILVGLANRKVPLVTEKALIG